The Malus domestica chromosome 10, GDT2T_hap1 genome contains a region encoding:
- the YTP14 gene encoding cleavage and polyadenylation specificity factor CPSF30 (The RefSeq protein has 1 substitution compared to this genomic sequence) → MEDSDGGLNFDFEGGLDAPATVSASAGPANTVPTSNYSVMQSDSAVTGLGANQAAAAPQPNQNANRTGGRSYRQTVCRHWLRSLCMKGDACGFLHQYDKSRMPVCRFFRLYGECREQDCVYKHTNEDIKECNMYKLGFCPNGPDCRYRHAKLPGPPPPVEEVLQKIQHLTSYNYNNSSKFYQQRNAGFPQQGDKHQPAQGPNNFVGKPTTAEPGNVQQQQQQQLQQTQQHVGPTQTQTLPNGLANQANRSALPLPQGTSRYFIVKSCNRENLELSVQQGLWATQRSNESKLNEAFDSAENVILIFSVNRTRHFQGCAKMMSRIGGSVGGGNWKYAHGTAHYGRNFSVKWLKLCELSFHKTRHLRNPYNENLPVKISRDCQELELSVGEQLASLLYLEPDSELMAISIAAESKREEEKAKGVNPENGGENPDIVPFEDNEEEEEEESEDEEDSFGQVPGAGNDGRGRGRGGGVMWPPHMALPRGGRPMPGMQGFPPGMMGHDAMPYVPDGFVMPNPFGMAPRGFNPYGPRFSGDFTGPNPGMMFRGRPQQPGFPPGGFGIMGPGRAPFMGGIHPGRGGRPTGMSPMFPPPPPPSSQNPNRMPKRDPRGASTDRKGQDMSGPDDETHYGAGNSSRNDDSESEDEAPRRSRHGDGKKKRRDSEGDATSEH, encoded by the exons ATGGAGGACTCCGACGGAGGCCTCAACTTCGACTTTGAGGGAGGCCTCGATGCACCCGCCACCGTCTCGGCCTCCGCGGGCCCCGCCAATACGGTCCCAACTTCGAATTATTCCGTGATGCAATCCGACTCCGCCGTTACCGGGCTGGGTGCCAATCAGGCCGCTGCGGCGCCGCAGCCCAATCAGAATGCGAACCGGACAGGTGGGCGGAGCTACCGACAAACGGTGTGTCGTCACTGGCTGCGCAGCCTTTGTATGAAGGGCGATGCCTGTGGGTTCCTCCACCAATACGACAAGTCGCGGATGCCCGTGTGCCGCTTCTTCCGGTTGTACGGCGAGTGCCGCGAGCAGGACTGCGTGTACAAGCACACTAACGAGGACATCAAAGAGTGTAATAT GTACAAGTTGGGTTTTTGTCCAAATGGTCCTGATTGCCGGTATAGACACGCAAAGCTGCCTGGACCTCCACCTCCAGTGGAAGAAGTCCTTCAGAAGATCCAGCATTTGACTTCTTACAATTATAACAACTCAAGTAAGTTCTATCAACAAAGGAATGCTGGTTTTCCCCAACAAGGAGATAAGCATCAGCCTGCACAAGGACCCAACAATTTTGTGGGAAAACCTACTACAGCAGAGTCTGGCAATGTccagcagcagcaacagcaacagcttcaacaaacccaacaacatgTTGGCCCCACACAGACACAAACTCTTCCCAATGGCTTAGCTAATCAGGCAAATAGAAGCGCGTTGCCTTTGCCTCAAGGAACATCTAG GTATTTTATTGTTAAAAGTTGCAACCGAGAAAATTTGGAATTATCTGTACAACAAGGATTATGGGCAACTCAGAGGAGCAACGAGTCCAAacttaatgaagcttttgactctgctgaaaatgtgattttaattttctcagTCAACCGGACTCGACATTTCCAG GGTTGTGCAAAGATGATGTCCAGAATTGGTGGGTCTGTTGGTGGAGGGAATTGGAAATATGCACATGGAACCGCACATTATGGGCGAAATTTCTCTGTCAAATGGTTAAAG CTATGTGAACTATCCTTTCACAAAACTCGTCATTTGAGGAACCCCTACAATGAGAACCTACCAGTGAAG ATAAGTAGAGATTGTCAAGAGCTAGAGCTCTCCGTCGGTGAGCAGTTGGCATCCTTGCTTTATCTTGAGCCAGATAGTGAACTTATG GCAATTTCGATTGCGGCAGAATCAAAACGCGAAGAAGAAAAAGCAAAGGGAGTCAATCCAGAGAATGGTGGTGAGAATCCAGACATTGTCCCATTTGAGGAcaatgaagaggaggaagaggaagaaagtgAAGATGAGGAAGATAGCTTTGGTCAAGTTCCCGGAGCAGGAAATGATGGCAGAGGAAGGGGCAGAGGAGGAGGAGTCATGTGGCCTCCTCACATGGCTCTACCAAGAGGTGGCAGACCTATGCCCGGGATGCAGGGTTTTCCCCCAGGAATGATGGGTCATGATGCAATGCCCTATGTACCTGACGGATTTGTAATGCCAAATCCGTTCGGTATGGCCCCTCGGGGTTTCAATCCGTATGGTCCCAGGTTTTCAGGTGATTTTACAGGGCCCAACCCTGGCATGATGTTTCGTGGGAGACCACAACAACCTGGATTTCCACCCGGTGGGTTTGGGATTATGGGTCCTGGACGTGCACCATTCATGGGAGGGATACATCCAGGCCGAGGTGGTCGGCCAACAGGTATGTCTCCAATGTTTCCACCACCCCCACCACCATCATCTCAAAACCCTAACCGGATGCCGAAGAGAGATCCAAGGGGAGCTTCCACTGATCGGAAGGGACAAGATATGTCAGGTCCAGATGATGAGACACATTATGGTGCTGGAAACAGCTCTAGAAATGATGATAGCGAAAGTGAGGATGAGGCCCCGAGGCGGTCGAGGCATGGAGATGGAAAGAAGAAACGGCGAGACTCGGAAGGAGATGCGACCTCCGAGCACTAG